The following proteins come from a genomic window of Euleptes europaea isolate rEulEur1 unplaced genomic scaffold, rEulEur1.hap1 H_4, whole genome shotgun sequence:
- the LOC130492982 gene encoding olfactory receptor 6F1-like — MEQLHERAQNKTRVMEFILLGFPGSHYVQMGIFMSFLTIYILTVFGNVTIVILVITNSRFHTPMYFFLGNLSFLEIWYTMTIMPKTLSVLLGDSRSISFTGCILQIFFNYSLACSEFFMLSVMAYDRYLAICYPLQYSTLMDIKLCCKLAAVSWLLGFLAMTTPTVLMSKLSFCGPNMINHFYCHIDSWISLSCSDTHASEIAMFIVAIVVILISFLITFLSYAYIISTILHIASAKGRLKAFSTCSSHLTVVVIWFGSAIILYIKPSKRASVEMTKVVNIMNTIVTPMLNPFIYTLRNKDVKEALKHSLHWKQRKTCIR; from the coding sequence ATGGAACAGCTTCATGAAAGAgcgcaaaacaaaacaagagtgaTGGAATTCATCTTGCTTGGCTTCCCTGGGTCTCACTATGTACAGATGGGGATCTTCATGAGCTTTTTAACCATATACATCTTGACAGTTTTTGGGAATGTCACCATTGTCATTCTAGTGATCACTAACTCCCGTTTCCAcactcccatgtacttcttccttgGCAACCTCTCTTTCCTGGAAATATGGTACACAATGACCATCATGCCGAAAACCCTTTCTGTCTTGCTAGGAGACAGCAGAAGCATCTCTTTCACAGGTTGCATCCTACAGATCTTCTTCAATTATTCCCTTGCGTGCAGCGAATTCTTCATGCTATCTGTTATGGCTTACGACCGATATTTGGCCATTTGTTATCCACTGCAATACAGCACCCTAATGGACATCAAACTCTGCTGCAAGTTGGCTGCGGTTTCTTGGCTATTAGGGTTCCTTGCTATGACTACACCAACTGTTCTGATGTCAAAGTTATCCTTCTGTGGACCCAACATGATTAACCATTTCTATTGCCACATTGATTCCTGGATATCTCTTTCTTGTTCTGACACTCATGCTTCTGAAATAGCCATGTTCATCGTAGCCATCGTTGtcattttgatttcatttttGATAACCTTTCTTTCCTATGCATACATCATTTCTACAATACTGCATATTGCTTCTGCCAAAGGTCGTCTAAAGGCCTTTTCGACGTGCTCCTCCCATTTGACTGTTGTGGTTATTTGGTTTGGCTCTGCCATAATTCTTTATATCAAACCCTCTAAACGAGCATCGGTAGAAATGACCAAAGTTGTGAACATCATGAACACAATTGTGACTCCTATGTTGAATCCTTTCATCTACACACTAAGGAACAAAGATGTGAAGGAGGCCTTGAAACATTCATTACAttggaaacaaagaaaaacatgcATTAGGTGA
- the LOC130492981 gene encoding olfactory receptor 6F1-like, with amino-acid sequence MGGNIQRGENETKVMEFILLGFPGSPYLQMFIFTLFLIMYLLTVLGNMSIIILVITQRRLHSPMYFFLCNLSFLEIWYTTVIIPKTLGIIMGSSRSISLAGCNLQMYLIFAFGCTEYFLLAVMAYDRYLAICFPLHYSTIMDISLSSKLAIVSWLCGFLVICVPAILISRLSFCGSNMINHFLCNIDSWIILSCTDTYVIELAAFIISVFVILGSCLITLLSYIYIISTILKMSSAKGQQKAFSTCSSHLAVVVIWYGSTIFLFVKPSKRTSLEITKVVTILNTIVTPLLNPFIYTLRNKEVKEAVKSLLHKG; translated from the coding sequence ATGGGAGGGAATATTCAAAGaggagaaaatgaaacaaaagtgaTGGAATTCATCCTTCTTGGTTTCCCTGGGTCCCCATATTTACAGATGTTCATCTTCACCCTCTTTCTTATCATGTACCTCCTGACAGTTTTGGGAAACATGTCGATCATCATTCTAGTAATAACGCAACGCCGTCTCCATTctcccatgtatttcttcctttGCAATCTCTCTTTCCTGGAGATATGGTACACCACTGTAATCATTCCGAAGACCCTTGGAATCATTATGGGGAGTAGCAGAAGCATCTCTTTAGCTGGCTGCAATCTGCAGATGTACTTAATTTTTGCCTTTGGATGCACTGAATATTTCCTGCTCGCCGTCATGGCCTATGACCGATATTTGGCTATATGTTTCCCACTGCACTACAGCACCATCATGGACATTAGCCTTTCCAGCAAGTTGGCAATTGTCTCTTGGCTGTGTGGATTCCTTGTTATTTGTGTACCAGCAATTCTCATCTCAAGGCTATCCTTTTGTGGATCCAATATGATTAACCATTTCTTGTGCAACATTGATTCATGGATAATTCTGTCCTGCACTGACACCTATGTTATTGAATTGGCAGCTTTTATTATATCTGTCTTTGTCATCTTGGGCTCCTGTTTGATTACACTTCTTTCCTACATATACATCATCTCTACCATTCTAAAAATGTCTTCTGCCAAAGGACAACAAAAGGCCTTCTCTACATGTTCCTCCCATCTTGCTGTTGTGGTTATTTGGTATGGATCCACCATCTTTCTTTTTGTTAAGCCATCTAAGAGGACATCTTTAGAAATTACCAAAGTAGTGACCATCCTGAATACAATTGTGACTCCACTGCTGAATCCTTTTATCTACACGCTGAGAAACAAAGAGGTTAAGGAGGCTGTGAAAAGTTTGTTGCACAAGGGATGA
- the LOC130492985 gene encoding olfactory receptor 6F1-like, with protein sequence MREHSQSRQNETRVLDFILLGFPGSPYLQMFIFTLFLVMYILTILGNVAIFILVITNHRLHIPMYFFLCNLSFLEIWYTTASIPKTLAIILGRSRNISFTGCILQMYFVFAFGCTEYFLLSAMAYDRYLAICYPLHYSTIMDPSLSGKLAFSSWLCGFLVICIPAFLITKLSFCGPNVINHFYCNIDSWIVLSCTDTYAIETAAFVISIIVILGSCLITFFSYIYIISTILRIPSAKGQQKAFSTCSSHLAVVMIWYGSTIFLFVKPSKRTSLEMTKIVNILNTIVTPLLNPFIYTLRNKDVKEALRNCLHWR encoded by the coding sequence ATGAGGGAACACAGCCAAAGTAGACAGAATGAAACAAGAGTGTTGGATTTTATCCTTCTTGGCTTCCCTGGGTCTCCATATTTACAAATGTTCATCTTTACACTCTTTTTAGTTATGTACATCCTGACAATATTGGGAAATGTGGCCATCTTTATTCTAGTGATAACAAACCATCGCCTCCACAttcccatgtatttcttcctttGCAACCTGTCTTTCCTGGAGATATGGTACACAACAGCCTCGATTCCTAAGACCCTTGCCATCATTCTGGGGAGGAGCAGAAATATCTCTTTCACTGGCTGCATTCTGCAAATGTACTTTGTTTTCGCCTTTGGGTGCACAGAATATTTCCTGCTATCTGCTATGGCTTATGACCGATATTTGGCCATATGTTACCCTCTGCACTACAGTACTATAATGGACCCTAGCCTATCTGGTAAACTGGCATTCAGCTCTTGGCTGTGTGGATTCCTTGTTATTTGCATACCAGCTTTTCTCATCACAAAACTGTCCTTCTGCGGGCCCAATGTGATTAACCACTTCTACTGCAACATTGATTCCTGGATAGTTCTTTCTTGTACTGACACATATGCCATTGAGACAGCAGCTTTCGTGATATCGATAATAGTCATCTTGGGCTCGTGCTTGATAACCTTTTTTTCCTACATATACATCATTTCCACCATTCTGCGCATCCCTTCTGCTAAAGGACAGCAAAAGGCTTTTTCAACCTGCTCTTCCCATCTTGCTGTTGTGATGATATGGTATGGCTCCACCATCTTTCTGTTTGTCAAGCCTTCGAAACGGACATCTTTAGAAATGACCAAAATTGTGAACATCCTAAATACTATTGTGACTCCACTGCTTAATCCTTTCATCTACACGCTCCGAAACAAAGATGTGAAGGAGGCCTTGAGAAATTGCTTGCACTGGAGATGA
- the LOC130492983 gene encoding olfactory receptor 6F1-like yields the protein MPQNDTIGFLFCFSSSFPSFMFSGGNILRSPNQTMVTEFILLGFGNLHGLTIFTFMIFLTIYIITIVGNLMIIVTVWMDHSLHNPMYFFLGNLSFLELWYTTSVVPKMLKTFLNGHETISFSACLLQFYVFGSLAVVECFLLAAMSYDRYMAICHPLHYTRSMNFKVCLLFVIGSWVSGFLSLVVTMPMVSMLPFCDSNEIDHFFCDLAPIVKLACGDTQKVRIPAFIIASLVSFSPFLLTVLSYYKIISTILKISSTKGKQKAFSTCFSHLTVVTVFYGTLMVVYAGPTSTQWPNLRKVFSVLYIVGTPMVNPIIYSLRNKEVQNALRKLLNRNAILVHSK from the coding sequence ATGCCTCAGAATGACACTAttggttttcttttctgtttctcttcttccttcccttcatTTATGTTTTCAGGTGGAAACATCCTTAGGAGTCCAAATCAAACGATGGTAACAGAATTCATCCTCCTGGGTTTTGGCAACCTTCATGGTCTAACGATTTTCACTTTTATGATATTTCTTACAATCTATATAATCACAATAGTGGGAAATCTCATGATCATAGTGACAGTGTGGATGGATCACAGCCTTCATaaccccatgtacttcttcctagGAAACCTCTCCTTCCTGGAATTATGGTACACCACCAGTGTGGTCCCAAAGATGCTGAAAACCTTTCTGAATGGCCACGAGACCATTTCTTTCTCAGCATGCCTTCTCCAGTTTTATGTCTTTGGCTCACTAGCAGTTGTTGAATGTTTCCTTTTAGCAGCCATGTCTTATGATCGTTACATGGCCATATGCCACCCACTGCATTATACAAGAAGCATGAACTTCAAGGTGTGCCTTCTGTTTGTGATAGGGTCATGGGTTTCTGGGTTTCTCTCCTTGGTGGTCACTATGCCCATGGTTTCCATGTTGCCCTTCTGTGACTCTAATGAGATTGATCATTTCTTTTGTGATTTGGCTCCTATTGTTAAACTTGCCTGTGGAGACACACAAAAAGTGAGGATCCCTGCTTTCATTATTGCTTCCCTGGTGTCCTTTTCTCCATTCCTTCTAACTGTTCTGTCCTATTATAAAATTATTTCCACAATTCTGAAGATCTCGTCAACCAAAGGCAAACAGAAAGCTTTTTCCACCTGCTTCTCACATCTGACTGTGGTTACAGTGTTTTATGGAACATTAATGGTGGTATATGCTGGACCTACAAGTACTCAGTGGCCAAACCTAAGGAAAGTTTTCTCTGTGCTTTATATAGTAGGGACACCAATGGTCAATCCTATTATATACAGCTTGAGGAACAAAGAAGTCCAAAATGCATTGAGAAAGCTGTTGAATAGAAATGCTATATTGGTGCATAGTAAGTGA